A section of the Cucurbita pepo subsp. pepo cultivar mu-cu-16 unplaced genomic scaffold, ASM280686v2 Cp4.1_scaffold000268, whole genome shotgun sequence genome encodes:
- the LOC111784728 gene encoding mitochondrial pyruvate carrier 4-like isoform X1, with translation MAASKLQAFWNHPAGPKTIHFWAPTFKWGISIANIADFSKPPEKLSYPQQIAVTATGIIWSRYSTVITPKNWNLFSVNVAMAGTGIYQLTRKIQHDYFSKEEVAAVEE, from the exons ATGGCGGCGTCGAAGCTCCAAGCATTCTGGAACCATCCTGCTGGCCCTAAAACCA TTCACTTCTGGGCACCAACCTTTAAGTGGGGTATCAGTATAGCCAATATTGCTGACTTTTCTAAGCCACCAGAGAAACTTTCTTATCCTCAGCAAATAG CTGTTACAGCCACTGGAATTATCTGGTCACGCTACAGCACCGTGATCACACCG AAGAACTGGAACCTTTTTAGCGTCAATGTTGCAATGGCAGGGACTGGCATCTACCAATTGACAAGAAAAATACA GCACGATTATTTCTCAAAGGAGGAAGTGGCTGCTGTCGAAGAATGA